One Setaria viridis chromosome 3, Setaria_viridis_v4.0, whole genome shotgun sequence DNA window includes the following coding sequences:
- the LOC117848610 gene encoding autophagy-related protein 101 isoform X1, whose translation MNCETCQLKELELEQTEIRDVLRCILHTIFFHRTLSLVRPKEVDCKILEITYVQCGLPELEKEVDEKIDLFTAWVEKHPNRKSQVCLSFFDEKHKHPGWFVNKTERIYWEQWFINLHVMSPKRYNKSNSSKGLTNIGGNVLEETSSRRAALVSLLNEVLFQIINFANEKKDHIPAIPDRIFNHEIMIPSVDSSSDSVFGWNTDAFRRVLNSGHPYSL comes from the exons ATGAACTGCGAGACCTGTCAGCTGAAGGAGCTG GAGCTAGAACAGACGGAGATTAGGGACGTGCTGCGAT GCATTTTGCACACCATATTCTTCCATAGAACCCTCAGCCTTGTTCGCCCCAAAGAAGTTGACTGTAAAATCCTTGAGATCACATAC GTACAATGTGGCCTACCAGAACTAGAAAAGGAAGTTGATGAAAAGATAGACTTGTTCACTGCTTGGGTGGAGAAGCACCCAAATCGCAAAAGCCAA GTATGCCTATCCTTCTTCGACGAGAAACACAAACACCCAGGTTGGTTTGTCAATAAAACAGAACGTATTTATTGGGAACAATGGTTCATCAATTTGCATGTCATGAGCCCAAAAAGATATAACAAATCAAACAGCTCTAAAGGGCTTACAAACATTGGAG GAAATGTCTTGGAGGAGACCAGCTCAAGGCGTGCTGCATTGGTGTCATTGCTTAACGAAGTGCTATTCCAGATCATAAACTTTGCCAACGAGAAAAAGGACCACATTCCGGCCATCCCTGACAGAATATTCAATCATGAGATCATGATCCCAAG TGTTGACAGCTCCTCGGATTCTGTGTTTGGATGGAACACCGACGCCTTTCGCAGAGTGCTGAATAGTGGGCACCCGTACTCACTTTAG
- the LOC117848610 gene encoding autophagy-related protein 101 isoform X2 has translation MNCETCQLKELELEQTEIRDVLRCILHTIFFHRTLSLVRPKEVDCKILEITYVQCGLPELEKEVDEKIDLFTAWVEKHPNRKSQVCLSFFDEKHKHPGWFVNKTERIYWEQWFINLHVMSPKRYNKSNSSKGLTNIGGNVLEETSSRRAALVSLLNEVLFQIINFANEKKDHIPAIPDRIFNHEIMIPSSSDSVFGWNTDAFRRVLNSGHPYSL, from the exons ATGAACTGCGAGACCTGTCAGCTGAAGGAGCTG GAGCTAGAACAGACGGAGATTAGGGACGTGCTGCGAT GCATTTTGCACACCATATTCTTCCATAGAACCCTCAGCCTTGTTCGCCCCAAAGAAGTTGACTGTAAAATCCTTGAGATCACATAC GTACAATGTGGCCTACCAGAACTAGAAAAGGAAGTTGATGAAAAGATAGACTTGTTCACTGCTTGGGTGGAGAAGCACCCAAATCGCAAAAGCCAA GTATGCCTATCCTTCTTCGACGAGAAACACAAACACCCAGGTTGGTTTGTCAATAAAACAGAACGTATTTATTGGGAACAATGGTTCATCAATTTGCATGTCATGAGCCCAAAAAGATATAACAAATCAAACAGCTCTAAAGGGCTTACAAACATTGGAG GAAATGTCTTGGAGGAGACCAGCTCAAGGCGTGCTGCATTGGTGTCATTGCTTAACGAAGTGCTATTCCAGATCATAAACTTTGCCAACGAGAAAAAGGACCACATTCCGGCCATCCCTGACAGAATATTCAATCATGAGATCATGATCCCAAG CTCCTCGGATTCTGTGTTTGGATGGAACACCGACGCCTTTCGCAGAGTGCTGAATAGTGGGCACCCGTACTCACTTTAG
- the LOC117848610 gene encoding autophagy-related protein 101 isoform X3: MNCETCQLKELELEQTEIRDVLRCILHTIFFHRTLSLVRPKEVDCKILEITYVQCGLPELEKEVDEKIDLFTAWVEKHPNRKSQVCLSFFDEKHKHPGWFVNKTERIYWEQWFINLHVMSPKRYNKSNSSKGLTNIGGNVLEETSSRRAALVSLLNEVLFQIINFANEKKDHIPAIPDRIFNHEIMIPR, from the exons ATGAACTGCGAGACCTGTCAGCTGAAGGAGCTG GAGCTAGAACAGACGGAGATTAGGGACGTGCTGCGAT GCATTTTGCACACCATATTCTTCCATAGAACCCTCAGCCTTGTTCGCCCCAAAGAAGTTGACTGTAAAATCCTTGAGATCACATAC GTACAATGTGGCCTACCAGAACTAGAAAAGGAAGTTGATGAAAAGATAGACTTGTTCACTGCTTGGGTGGAGAAGCACCCAAATCGCAAAAGCCAA GTATGCCTATCCTTCTTCGACGAGAAACACAAACACCCAGGTTGGTTTGTCAATAAAACAGAACGTATTTATTGGGAACAATGGTTCATCAATTTGCATGTCATGAGCCCAAAAAGATATAACAAATCAAACAGCTCTAAAGGGCTTACAAACATTGGAG GAAATGTCTTGGAGGAGACCAGCTCAAGGCGTGCTGCATTGGTGTCATTGCTTAACGAAGTGCTATTCCAGATCATAAACTTTGCCAACGAGAAAAAGGACCACATTCCGGCCATCCCTGACAGAATATTCAATCATGAGATCATGATCCCAAG GTGA
- the LOC117848610 gene encoding autophagy-related protein 101 isoform X4, producing the protein MNCETCQLKELELEQTEIRDVLRCILHTIFFHRTLSLVRPKEVDCKILEITYVQCGLPELEKEVDEKIDLFTAWVEKHPNRKSQVCLSFFDEKHKHPGNVLEETSSRRAALVSLLNEVLFQIINFANEKKDHIPAIPDRIFNHEIMIPSVDSSSDSVFGWNTDAFRRVLNSGHPYSL; encoded by the exons ATGAACTGCGAGACCTGTCAGCTGAAGGAGCTG GAGCTAGAACAGACGGAGATTAGGGACGTGCTGCGAT GCATTTTGCACACCATATTCTTCCATAGAACCCTCAGCCTTGTTCGCCCCAAAGAAGTTGACTGTAAAATCCTTGAGATCACATAC GTACAATGTGGCCTACCAGAACTAGAAAAGGAAGTTGATGAAAAGATAGACTTGTTCACTGCTTGGGTGGAGAAGCACCCAAATCGCAAAAGCCAA GTATGCCTATCCTTCTTCGACGAGAAACACAAACACCCAG GAAATGTCTTGGAGGAGACCAGCTCAAGGCGTGCTGCATTGGTGTCATTGCTTAACGAAGTGCTATTCCAGATCATAAACTTTGCCAACGAGAAAAAGGACCACATTCCGGCCATCCCTGACAGAATATTCAATCATGAGATCATGATCCCAAG TGTTGACAGCTCCTCGGATTCTGTGTTTGGATGGAACACCGACGCCTTTCGCAGAGTGCTGAATAGTGGGCACCCGTACTCACTTTAG